The segment AGGCGAGGACAGATAAGAAAGTTAAAGCATATGACCGTTAGGTAATTAGCGACGTGAATGTAACGTGGGTAAATAGCGACGTGGCTGACATGTCGGAACATCATTTAATTTTTGACCGTTAATTGCTTGCGACGTGTAAACCACTTCAGTAAATACCGACGTGCTGTACACGTCGCTAAATGCTCCTTATATTCGTTTCAGCAACGCCTCTTCCCTTCCTCACTTTAACACTTCTCATTTTCTCTTCTCTCTCAGCATCCatattctcttcctcttctcttccagtgtccctctcttcctcttttggATCAATTTTTTCGCATTTCAGATTCACCACACCACTAAGTTTTAGtttctctttcattttttaaggtatatttttttataattgtattttatatttagtttatttattatttgtattgATTTATGATTctaatttatgttaattttttaattcaaGATTTTGAAGTATATTTTGAAGATTGAGGAGATTTAAGAATTGAACTAgaagattggaggagattgaagaagaggtatttCTATAATTTTAAATCTGATATACTAATTAGATTATTGGTAGATTTAAAttagattgttttttttttgtaatatttgtgttaatagataaatattatatttttctgtaatatttgtgatatattaattagattattgaatattattaggttaatgtagtatgtaatatttgtgataatagataaattttatgtttttgcTGTAATTTTTGTGATATATTAATTAGATAATTGAATGTTATTAGGTTAATGTAGTAATTTATGGTAAATAAtagatatatatttgtttatgttttttaataaaacagattatgttttttattaaaacaaattatgTTTAAtagatatatatttgtttagtttatggtaaatatatatatttttaataaaacagattatgttttttatttttaaatctataatattatttctaaaaaaaaagaatataatttagtaaaacgaaatatatttttaaatttgtaatatttagatatgttacattttttttgtaaatagaattaatattactagacataatttatatatgtaaaatttatatattattaaacataatttatatatgtaagttattatatataattaaacataACTTATATATGTAAATTGTATAGACaacatttatattatataattttttttaaaagcttaatatttattatttaataaaaaatagaggTTTAATATGTATtgaaaaatagaatattttttaaaatgataaaaagaaaatttattatataCGTGTATATGTGTATATGTTaaaaaggtaaaaagaaaatttaatatatataaagtatgttattatgtttaaaaatggtaaaaaaatttaatattatatatatagacAAAAGTTATATTATATTAGGGTATAAAGACAAAGTTTATATGTAAgttattaaaaacatgatttatgcattctattttttttaaaagaataaagtttatatattatgCTTCAAGCAGTAGACCgactatggaatatgaggaaaactttaatatgatcggtgacatggttgaggatgcttttggtgtgaacgtgacctatgatcaacctgaagattttgatggggaagagttgccgaatgaggaagcgcagagattttatcagttgttgaatgagatgaatataccGTTGTTTGAGGGGTCGTCAGATTCAAAATTaccaatgtgtgtgagattattggctgccaaggcaaattggaatgttccagatcagtgtttggaattcttcacaaaaatgatgttggactcctatgaaagacaacttacctacaacatttaaagatgcaaagaagttggtgtcgaagttgggtttAAGTGTAAGAaaaattgattgttgcattaatggttgcatgatgttttatgacaatgagtttggtactaatgatggattgttggaggaatgtaagttttgtgagagtccaagatatcaaattcaaagtaaAGCTGTTAACCGTAAGCAAACACGTGTCGCAgtgaagtccatgttttatcttccaattataccaaggttaaaaagaatgtttgcttcaatgcatagtgcaagtcagatgacatggcatcatacaaacaaaacaagtccgggcactatgcgacatccatctgGTGGCGAGGCTTGGAAGCACTTTGAacgaatacatcctgattttgccgctgAACTTAGAAATGCCACCCTTGGATTATGCTCTGATGGATTTACTCCATATGTTCAAGGGTCGGGAACCgcgtattcttgttggccagttattgtaaccccttacaacctccctcctgagatgtgcatgacaaaaccgtaCATGTTTCTGACATGTATCATTACAGGATTGTTGAGTCCAAAAGTTGGAACTGATGTGTACTTACAACctctaattgatgatttgaaaaggttGTGGATTGGAGTATGCACCTATAACATATCCCGTAAACAAAACTTCACTTTGCGAGCAACCTTGATGTGGACGattaacgactttccagcatatggcatgttgtctggttggggtacacatggAAAAATGGGTTTTCCGCATTGCATGGGAAGTTCTACGGCGTTTACGTTAGAGAAAGGGGGGAAGAGCTCGTGGTTTGAGTGTCATCGCAAATTCCTACCAATAAATCATACCTATAGAAGAAATAAGACAGATCTCAAAAAAGACGAAGTGGTAAAAGATCTTCCTCCGCCTCGATTGTCACCGGGTGCAGTATGGGACCAAGTTTGTCACCTACCAAAATTCACAGATACGGGTAAAGCATGTAGAATTCCAGGATACGGGGTCgaacacaattggacaaaaagaagtatattttgggacttcccgtattggaaagataatttgttaCGCCATAATCTGGATGTTATGcacattgagaagaatttttttgatattatatttaacacagtgatggatgttaaagacaaaacaaaggataatgagaaGGCGAGACATGACATGAAAAAATGGTGTaatcgaaaagagttggagttgaagcctcaaccgaatggaaaattattaaaatccAAGGCTAGTTACACTCTGACTTCACAAGAAGCTAAATCAGTTTGTAGATggttaaaagaattgagaatgcccgACGGATATTCTTCAAACTTAGCAAGGTGTGCCGAcgctaacactgggaagttgcatggcatgaaaagtcatgattgccacatatttatggaacaattgctGCCAATTGCGTTTGGGTTCTCTACCAaaacatgtgcttaatccactaactgaaattagtcaattttttagagatatttgtgcctCAACTTTAAGAGTGGATGATATCATTAAGTTGGACCAAAATATTCCAGTCATTCTCTGTAAGTTGGAACAAATATTTTCACCTGGAttttttgactccatggaacatctacctgtgcatcttgcatacgaagcttatcttggaggacctgttcattataggtggatgtatccatttgaaaggtttatgggtgattctaagCAATCCGTGAAAAATAAAGCTAGAGTTGAAGGATCCATATGTTCACATTACTTGCATCGGgagacatcacatttttgcagtcactatTTCAACAACTTGATGTTAACCCCAAGAATCATAAGGAATCCCGTAAATGTTAACGAAAGAAGCCAATTTACCTTATCAGTCTTTGGGCTTCCAGGTCGTCCATTTGGAAAGAAAGGTGTTcattggttgacccaacaagaaatgcaatccgcacatgtTCATGTGTCGATCAACTGCGTCGGAGTtaaaccatatcttgagtaagtataTCCAACTATTATTTTATCTATAGTGTGTAAATATTATTACCTTGAAACTTATAGTGTGTTTTTTTATAGGGAATTTAACAAAGTCTATTTTCAAAGCAACGATGTACAATCAACATCCGGTGTCATTCATGCACAATTTCCAGCATGGTTCGAGGATAGATTGTCATGCATTGTTACACCGACTCCaaaaatactccatttgagaaatttGTGTGAAAGCCCTATTCTAAGCGCAAAcgaatggcacacatacttcgtgaacggatataaATTTCACGCTGAGACTTGTACTGaagggaaaaaaacaaaaaatagtggTGTAttcgtaaaaggagttacagatgggggtgaagatgatttctatggctttgtTAAACATATCTACAAGTTGGTATACAATTACTTGGACTCGGagaataaagttgtcttgttttactgcgaatggtatgatccaactagaggcacaaaaatagacacgACATATGGTATTGTTGAGATTAAAATGGAGCGAAggtacaaagagtatgaccctttcataatgtcacatcttgttaggcaagtttattatgttcctTATCCTACATTTGTGCCACGTAAGCGAGGGTTGTGTGTTGttataaaaacaaaaccaataGGCCATATTGAAACTGGCGATCTAGTGGAAGATCTTGCTTACCAAGTTGATGAAGTTGGACCAACTAACGATGTCATTGCAGTTGAGCAAATTACCAGTTTGTCTGATATAACAAATGAGGGGTATGAAGTTGATGcttctatattgttggttgaagataatgtgaaTGGAGAGCACGAAGGCGTTGGGTCTGAGGATAATATCACAtcaaatgatgataatgatatgtaTGAAGAGCATGTAGATTtagaataataaatgtatttataagagaatgtattttttgtaattttacttaatgaaccatctattgaatgtgttaatgaatgtatatgagaaacatgtttgaatatatttgtgtgaatgtatatattttattaattgtgtatTCTCAATAAATAGGTAAAATGTCATCCCGATCTGAGAAGGGTAAGGGTCGACGCCCAAGGATAGTAGTAGGACAGTCTCCTCAGACAGTAGTGCGCCCCCCCCACAGAGTCAGTTAGATCACATGTTCATGGCCAGTACCCAACCTCTTACGTCATTACTCTCCTCTCAGGGGAGGCCTATGTCTGGGTCACCATCTTTTATTCGCCCACTTGTGGACCTTAGTTATCCGTTTCAGCAGACTGCAGGACCTAGTTATTCATCATACAAGCAGACTGCAGGATCTAGCTTTCCACCTACCACACAGGTGCCCCCAggattccagcagactggaggatcccGCACTCCATATCCCACACAGGTGCCcttatccttccagcagacacaagTGCCCCCACGCTTCCAGCAGACTGGGGGATCCCACACCCCGCATCCCACTCATATACCTGCACGTGAGGATGATTATGTGGAGCCGGGTGGGGATGATACTGCGCAGGATGGAGATGATGTTCAGTCTGATGGTGACGATGTTCAGGGGGAGGATGATCCGAGGgagattcatatcattgacggTAGATATTTTATTTGGCCCGCTGGAAATTCGTAAGtatcttatatattaaatttttattaagtttacatttcctttttttaatataaatttatatttaatgcatgCTAATTAAAATTGTTGTTGTTTAGGTTTgggccgagtcggactgctgccagGTGTGTGTACTATGTGATTCAGCAAATGTATAAAGAAGCTTGGACGAGTTTTGGAGATGTTTCAAATAAAGATGCTTGGTTTAATTGTTTTAAGGTATAATTAATATATCTTTTCGAgtcattgtttttttaaatttttttactataGTTTTCTAACAGTTTATTTAAATGTCTTCAGGAAAAGTGTACTTCGGATCCAATGAGCGAGAAagttgttaaattttttttctttagcaGAACATCAAAAAGACTTTCTGACACGTTGCAAAATattagaaagcgttgggaacgtGATGGTAGTCGTCCTGGGTGGTTGGGCCAAGAAGTTCTTGAGCAACTTCTTGCATATTGGAATACAGAGGAATTTAAAGCTAAATctgaaaatgcaaaaaaaatgagggcatctgaaaaaggAGGTCACCTTAATGCAGTTGGGAGTATAAGCACTTACGAACATTCTCGACGCATGATAATTATTGCTACTTTTTaaagttatgttttgattaattatttgtttttagttaaagttaattttattatttagccTAAGAGGTTGGGGAGACAACCACTCATGATCGAGTTGGTTAAAGAAACTAGGACAAAAAAATCGGGTGATTTTGTTGACGAGCGTACTCGAAAAGCTTTGGtaagttattcaattttttttatatttaatggcaattttgtgatgttattttcacgtggcaactaaAAAGTTCCGGCATGATTTTCATGTGGCAACTCTGATGTTGTGTCATGTAAATCATGTGGCAactaattttcaatttattatttaatataatttaatttaagttatatatacataatttttattttattttatgtgtaggaggattatcaaACAATGCTTGTACAATTTTTGGTCAATAATCCCCAATATTCTCCTAGAGAaggagagccgcttcatccagatgttgatttttatatttggaataAAGTCATTGGCGGAAAAGGGCCTAATGGATGTTTTTTTGGGGGTGGAAATTTGGCGGGAAGCTTGGGAAGTGGAGatagaaatttatttcaaagagttaGAGATGGGGAAGGATCGTCACGTCCAACACAATTGACACCGCAAATAATGGAAACAATTAGACAATTGGCCCTAACTGAGGCGGAGCTAAAGGCCCAAATGGATGAACGTGAGGCGGCGCTAAAAGCACAAGTGGAGGGGCAACAACGACAAATAGAGACAATGGCAAAGATGCAAGCAGAGATGCAACAGCAAATGCAGTTATTTGCAGTCTCAACAAAGAAGTGGTAGTCAACCGTCTGGAGGAAACGTGGGAGTGGCTGGCACTGAGCgagagaatgatgatgatttcaACCTTGATAATTATCTCGATCCAGATGATTTTTTTAggatgaatttaatttttattttaatttgaaattgtttGGGATGATAAAATTTTACTTAttatattttagtattttggttattatattataaatttaatatattttagtagtttaatatatttttgtattttgtttattattattaatttaactaaataaatatttttattaatatttattaatttccaacaaataatattaataataaaactttttttataataataataatcagatttttttttaaatttttgtggcGTGTTTTACATGTCACTGATTTGTGAAATGTAAAACACGTCGcaagtttcaaaattaaatttgaaaattagcGACGTGATATCCACATCGAAATAATGTGTCATGATAATCACGCCACAACTATTCTCCGTGTCCTGTGCCATGCAGCTTTTTGCAGTTCTTGTCTGTTCCAACAGCAAATGGAGACTTGGTTATTGTGCAACACTAGCGACGTGTTTTCCATGTCAAAAAGTTGTGACGTGATAAACACTACACAATAAAGTTCCCACGCACTCCCAGACGACGTATACGATCATGTCGCTAATTTTATGCTGTGACGTGATTTTCCATGTTGTGTCATGGAATTAACGTCGTTATAGACCTTATTTTTTgcagtgaaagaacatgaagaacacgGGTCTAACTACGAGCGAGCTTCTCCCGAACAAAGAGAATGTTTATCTCAATATTTTTAGTATGTTGATGTTGGACCGAGTTGTAAGATAGGTAGATAGCATTAACATTGTCATGGTACACCCGAGTAGCTTGAGAAAGGGAAAAATAAAGCTCCAAGAGAAGGGAACAAGTTTCTCGATGAGAGAAGAATAGAGATGTAAACCATACTGTAAGAACATAACGCAATATGCCAAATATGACATTAGACAacacttttttaattttaaacatcGTTTTAAAGTGTTGTCTATTCTGACGATGCTGTAGATATAGACAACATTTTTAATGTAAAAGCACCGACTTAAGTGTACTTTAGATAATACTTTTTATTAAAAGTGTTGGCTTAAGTGGACTTTAGTCAGTACTCTTATTAAAAACGCCTCTTTAAATGTAATTTAGATTGTATTTTCTATTAAAAGCGCTGATATAAGTCCTATCTAGACAACACTTTTATCAAAAACGTTAGTTTAAACGGCGTTTTTCTATTAAAATTGCTGGCTTAGTTTAGACGGCGTTTTTTCAAAAGCACTGCGGTAAATCTTCTTTAAACAATACGTTTTGATAAAAACGCTGACATATGACATCATTAAGTAGTGATATATACTAAAAGTAAGTAGTGATATATACTAAAAGTGCCAGCGTAAATCATCATTTGGTAACACTTTTCTTAATAAGCATTGGTTCATATATACCctacattaattttattttactcaAAGTCAACTTTATGAAACGTTACATAGCTAAAATTCAACATAACATAATCAAAACATTCATAAACAACACCCAATAAGAAaatgtttaatttaaaaaaacaacaaaattagaGATGCAACATGCATGCTATTAGTCTTTTAATTCATACTTAATCATACGAGAAATGATACAAATAAAACACGAAACCTCATAATTTAGAAGGAATAAACTCAAGGTGCACATCATAATCATCCTTGTCAAAACACCACCCGCTTTAGAGCACCTTCAATGGTAGTATTTTCGTTTGAGTTCTTCAGCTGaacatcaatataataattaaatattgaaataatTTACCATGTCATAGTACAGTTGCATTGCAATGtaactagtaaaaaattgtggtaTCCAATCAGATTAATTTATGAGGTAAAATTATGGGACTCATTAAAATtacatcaataaaataaaaattaaataaattattttgaaatgataTGGCTGATAAGATTTataaagaattcaaaaatggattgCACCATTAGAGATGGTCTTATCCTTCATTATTATCTTCAGGCTAAGCTTATAGGTAAAACAAAAAAGTTTCAAAATAATGAACATCTTTAACACAGTTTGTCCAGTGAGTAGACATTTGGCAGATCTGGAGCAATCCAGTACGCCTTAATTGCTGTAATGTGTTCTCGTATATTTTGTAATTCTCTTTGGTGCATGTCCACTAGGGCTGcttacaaaaaaattcaaaaattgaattgaactaaattaaaattaaaataatataactgTTATATTTAAATAGTGAATCAAACTATTATGTATAAAACTGAATTGTAATTAAAATTGAACTTAACTGAAACTGAATCTGAACTgaactaaaatttaaaataaaaaaatgcttaaaataagtttaagaaaaataattgaaaaatgaCTTATCGGTGCGGTtctttaataaacggtttagTTTAGAAAAAATTGTCTTCTAACAGTTCGGTACAGTTTAGAATTTTGAAACGGAATACCAAATCAATAATTTTGGTTCAATTCAGTTCTTAATAAATTGAAACGGTTCGATTCAGTTCGAATAAATTCTTACTATAGATTCGTTCGATTTAATTCAATTTTTCTCAGGAACCGTATTATGAAAAAGCCCTCATGTCCACCATTTTCCTTGTTATTATATTTAATCCCAAAATTCTGCATAATGAAAACACTCCAACAATCATTTAGAGTTGGTTTTCTATACAACAACGTCTgggtataagagtataatatcgtACCAAAATGTCTGTATTTTCTTCTTCTAGTTattaatcataatttttgttatttaatttatttattatttttaaatataaattattaagttaagtatAATGGTTATaaatattttagggttaaatatatttttagtctttaaaaaattatccaaaatagcttttagtttctataaaaaaaatattgacttttaatcTCTATAGAATTACTTTTGAGCTCAGTTTTAGTTCCTATAGAGGAaccaaaagtgagtgcaaaagtaattttataagaactaaaagttaatatatatattttttataggaactaaaagtcaaaattaagatatttatatgaaccaaaaatatatttaagtcaatattttaatatacttATGGTTATGGCTCTTATTTGGCCacaataaaaaaatgttattggTAAGTTGAAGGTAAATTCCAACGTGCCCACAGACATGGGCCACAGGCTATGGGAGTTGATTTATCAAAGAAAAATCAAGCTATGCATGTAGTTAAGACCACATGCATGTCAACTAGCTAGCTGTTGGCGGTGCAGTTTggataaaactaaaaataaaattaaatatgatttagtttggatCAATCTTTTTATAcgtaaataaaaaattaagttaatattaATGATATAAAGTATATGAAAGTAACGAAGTTTATACCAATTATAATGTATAGtataattaattcaaattaatgaATGTCTTTTTTAAATAAAGGCTAGCTAACTTCTTTCATTTATCAATAACATTTTAATATAAGAAGAAATAACATTAAACCATGAATTAGCCGCATTTACTACCGAATGAGCAATTATATTGATTTGAtgcttaataaattttaatttaaaacttagtttaaattaatttttcaactCTAATTTACGATTATGTTTTAGATTGATTTTGGAATGAATACCCTAATGTGGACATTTCTTTGTGTGTACAAAACGTGTGAAGAAATTAAATAAGGATGTAAAGGACTtgaattttctcaaattataataTTTCTCTAAAGTCAGATGCGAATGCCACTAGTACCCTAGCTGGAAGTTGAATTATTAGTCGAATTAATTACACGTGCTCCATTATGCAGATACTTAGAATATGATTTATTTGGTGAACAATTTTTATTTGGTCTTGAGTTCAACTCTTAACAAccacaaaatttatattttaaaatacattttaaagacCTCACTTTAAAATTGCTTTAGACCTTTAAACGGGTTGGACCGGTCCTGGTAGGGATCgtcttttaatttctcttttgtAATAGTGTTATGACTTTCTGTTCTTTAATAcaacttgattaaaaaaaaatattatgcgGATGGACAAAGGGAAAAATTCTTGTATAGAAACATATTTTTTGGAACAATCAATTTAAAAATaggaattttttaattaatttattttttttatttttaattgaatttatgtGGTGGATGAGATTACAAAGAATAGagaaaattttttatttattttttaattaattaaaattttgtgattggtTATGTGAAAAATAATTTCTTATGTTTGTGTCTATCTAAATTTGAGTTTAGTT is part of the Vicia villosa cultivar HV-30 ecotype Madison, WI unplaced genomic scaffold, Vvil1.0 ctg.000287F_1_1, whole genome shotgun sequence genome and harbors:
- the LOC131626449 gene encoding uncharacterized protein LOC131626449, translated to MASTQPLTSLLSSQGRPMSGSPSFIRPLVDLSYPFQQTAGPSYSSYKQTAGSSFPPTTQVPPGFQQTGGSRTPYPTQVPLSFQQTQVPPRFQQTGGSHTPHPTHIPAREDDYVEPGGDDTAQDGDDVQSDGDDVQGEDDPREIHIIDGRYFIWPAGNSFGPSRTAARCVYYVIQQMYKEAWTSFGDVSNKDAWFNCFKEKCTSDPMSEKVVKFFFFSRTSKRLSDTLQNIRKRWERDGSRPGWLGQEVLEQLLAYWNTEEFKAKSENAKKMRASEKGGHLNAPKRLGRQPLMIELVKETRTKKSGDFVDERTRKALEDYQTMLVQFLVNNPQYSPREGEPLHPDVDFYIWNKVIGGKGPNGCFFGGGNLAGSLGSGDRNLFQRVRDGEGSSRPTQLTPQIMETIRQLALTEAELKAQMDEREAALKAQVEGQQRQIETMAKMQAEMQQQMQLFAVSTKKW